A section of the Elizabethkingia anophelis R26 genome encodes:
- a CDS encoding nucleotide sugar dehydrogenase — protein MNNHRIAVIGQGYVGLPLALEFAKYFPVYGFDINTKRVQELNSGKDHTLEADLTLLSKVINEANTSGFSKGYIASDSLDTIKDANVYIVTVPTPIDKFNAPDLRPLLDATKMLAEILKKGDIVIYESTVYPGCTEEDCVPVLERISGLKFNEDFFVGYSPERIVPGDKVNTLTTIKKVTSGSTPEIAEVIDNLYKKIIKAGTHKAANIKVAEASKAIENAQRDINISFVNELALIFDRVGIDTNDVLEAAGTKFNFLKYKPGLVGGHCISVDPYYLAHKASQLGYHPQVILSGRRVNNSMAEFIASKVLKLMIKKDISISNADVLILGVTFKENCPDVRNTKVVDVYRELKEYGLHVDMYDPWVDRAEVKQKYKINMLDSINYDKKYDAIVLAVSHDQFLTLDLNKLRKESSVVFDIKARLDREVVDARL, from the coding sequence ATGAATAATCACCGAATAGCTGTTATAGGACAAGGATATGTAGGTTTGCCATTGGCATTGGAATTTGCAAAATATTTTCCGGTATACGGTTTTGATATTAATACAAAAAGAGTACAAGAACTTAATTCCGGAAAAGACCATACACTGGAAGCTGATCTTACCTTACTTTCTAAAGTGATTAATGAAGCAAATACTTCTGGTTTTTCTAAAGGATATATTGCTTCTGACTCACTGGATACAATTAAAGATGCTAATGTTTATATCGTTACCGTTCCTACTCCTATTGATAAATTTAATGCCCCTGATCTGAGACCTTTATTAGATGCAACCAAAATGTTGGCGGAGATTTTAAAGAAAGGCGACATCGTAATATATGAATCCACAGTATATCCCGGCTGTACAGAAGAAGATTGTGTTCCGGTTCTGGAAAGGATTTCGGGATTAAAATTTAATGAAGACTTTTTTGTAGGCTATTCACCCGAAAGAATTGTACCGGGAGATAAAGTAAATACACTGACGACTATAAAAAAAGTAACTTCAGGCTCTACTCCGGAAATCGCTGAAGTAATAGATAATCTTTACAAAAAGATTATAAAAGCAGGAACCCATAAAGCTGCAAATATAAAAGTAGCTGAGGCTTCTAAAGCTATTGAAAATGCACAACGGGATATCAATATTTCTTTTGTCAATGAACTGGCTTTGATATTCGACAGAGTCGGAATTGATACAAATGATGTACTGGAAGCCGCAGGCACAAAATTCAATTTCCTGAAATACAAACCAGGGCTTGTTGGCGGACATTGTATCTCAGTAGATCCTTATTATCTGGCACACAAAGCTTCTCAGTTAGGTTATCATCCACAGGTGATCCTTAGTGGCAGGAGAGTAAACAACTCTATGGCCGAATTCATAGCTTCAAAGGTTCTAAAACTCATGATTAAAAAGGATATCTCCATTAGCAATGCCGATGTACTCATTCTGGGGGTTACCTTCAAAGAAAACTGCCCGGATGTACGAAATACCAAAGTAGTTGATGTATACAGAGAGCTAAAAGAATATGGACTTCATGTAGATATGTATGATCCATGGGTAGATCGTGCAGAAGTAAAACAAAAGTATAAAATCAATATGCTGGATAGCATCAATTATGATAAAAAATACGATGCAATTGTTTTAGCAGTATCTCATGATCAATTTTTAACATTGGATTTAAATAAGCTGAGAAAAGAATCATCGGTTGTATTTGATATAAAGGCAAGGCTGGACAGAGAAGTCGTAGATGCGAGATTATAA
- a CDS encoding heme/hemin ABC transporter substrate-binding protein gives MKKAILMLSVMLALYSCKKETDKLSSGTTEQTSENPKSANKIVSLSGGITEIVSALGHESEIVGTDVTSTYPETLKTTAKDLGHVRSMTIEPIMALSPTLILASDKDLNPELLSKIKSSGIKADLLQQEFSVEGTKKLIEQVAKAVGNTDFQKLNDKIDADMKQVQSLTKKPKVLFIYARGNNLMVAGRNTPMEKLITLAGGENAIHEFDDFKPLTPEAVVKANPDILFLFKSGLMGAGGNDAVLKMPGVAQTNAGKNKKVISMDGGLASSFGPRLGEAVVELNKLLIENTK, from the coding sequence ATGAAAAAAGCAATATTAATGTTATCTGTAATGCTTGCTCTGTATTCTTGTAAGAAAGAAACCGATAAGCTTAGTAGTGGAACAACTGAACAGACCTCGGAAAACCCGAAATCTGCAAATAAAATAGTAAGCCTAAGTGGTGGAATTACTGAGATCGTAAGTGCGTTAGGACATGAAAGTGAAATCGTTGGAACTGATGTTACCAGTACATACCCAGAGACTCTGAAAACAACAGCTAAAGATTTAGGACATGTAAGATCTATGACTATTGAGCCGATTATGGCATTAAGTCCAACATTGATCTTAGCTTCTGATAAAGATCTCAATCCGGAATTATTAAGCAAAATAAAATCTTCAGGAATTAAAGCAGATCTGCTTCAACAGGAATTTTCTGTAGAAGGAACGAAGAAGTTAATAGAACAGGTTGCAAAGGCTGTAGGAAATACAGACTTTCAGAAGCTGAATGACAAAATAGATGCAGATATGAAGCAGGTGCAGTCATTGACAAAAAAGCCTAAAGTATTATTCATTTATGCAAGAGGGAACAATCTGATGGTAGCCGGTAGGAACACACCAATGGAAAAGCTGATTACATTGGCTGGGGGTGAAAATGCAATCCATGAGTTTGATGATTTTAAGCCTCTTACACCAGAAGCGGTTGTAAAAGCTAATCCGGATATTTTGTTCTTATTCAAGAGCGGATTAATGGGAGCAGGAGGAAATGATGCTGTACTAAAAATGCCAGGAGTTGCACAAACCAATGCCGGAAAAAACAAAAAAGTTATTTCTATGGATGGTGGTTTGGCATCAAGCTTTGGCCCAAGACTGGGGGAAGCCGTGGTTGAATTAAACAAGCTATTGATTGAAAACACAAAGTAA
- a CDS encoding ChaN family lipoprotein — translation MRKLLFAFAVFCITGIKAQQFDAYKFYNKKGKAVKTEKIVKQLSDYDVVLFGELHNNSIVHWLQLKFTEALYQQKNSQLILGAEMFERDNQPQLDRYLSGKLDPKSMKDSVRLWNNYITDYKPLLDFAKAKNLKFIAGNIPRKYASQVAKQGLESLNTLDTKEKAYIATLPIKVTLDTPGYKEMKTMMGDHADDLKVMNFISAQAVKDATMAESIINNLEPGKTFVHYNGNYHSKEYGGIYWYLKQRNPNLKIAVISVFESQTPKLSVPEKDYVPTDFNLIVPADMTKTY, via the coding sequence ATGAGAAAATTACTTTTTGCCTTTGCGGTGTTCTGTATTACTGGAATAAAAGCACAGCAATTCGATGCTTATAAGTTTTATAATAAAAAAGGAAAAGCTGTAAAAACCGAGAAAATTGTCAAACAGCTTTCTGATTACGATGTGGTTTTGTTTGGCGAATTGCATAATAATTCTATCGTTCACTGGTTACAACTGAAGTTTACAGAAGCTTTGTATCAGCAGAAAAATAGCCAGCTGATTTTAGGAGCAGAAATGTTCGAAAGAGATAACCAGCCCCAGCTGGATCGTTATTTGTCTGGTAAACTAGACCCTAAGAGTATGAAAGACTCTGTACGCCTGTGGAATAACTATATTACAGATTACAAACCGCTTTTAGATTTTGCAAAAGCTAAGAACCTGAAATTTATTGCCGGCAATATTCCGAGAAAGTATGCTTCTCAGGTAGCGAAACAAGGGCTGGAGTCATTGAATACACTGGATACTAAAGAGAAAGCTTATATTGCAACTTTGCCTATAAAGGTAACATTGGATACACCAGGGTATAAGGAAATGAAAACCATGATGGGAGACCATGCTGATGACCTTAAAGTCATGAATTTTATTTCTGCTCAGGCGGTAAAAGATGCTACAATGGCCGAGTCAATTATTAATAATTTAGAACCCGGAAAAACCTTTGTCCACTACAATGGAAACTATCATAGCAAGGAATATGGTGGTATATACTGGTATCTGAAACAAAGAAATCCCAATCTTAAAATTGCGGTGATTTCTGTTTTCGAATCACAGACTCCAAAATTGTCTGTACCTGAAAAAGATTATGTGCCGACAGACTTTAACCTGATTGTTCCCGCGGATATGACGAAGACTTATTAA
- a CDS encoding glycosyltransferase family 2 protein, whose translation MKETQTLHVKKNVVQKSALIRQKEDFVPVKKGRFGTIEYGILAVTFILLFSSIYAVYLLQPEFEHLHWEQMNSSVGIVVIGIGLFLLSVAVCFLVYLLVLYLRYKPIASVTDDQLPTCTIIVPAYNEGKLVYETLHSLASSDYPEEKVQIIAVDDGSKDDTWTWIKKAKEELGDRVMAYQQPRNMGKRHALHRGFQLGTGEIFITVDSDSIVKKDTIRNMTSPFVVNKKCGGVAGNVRVLNNQKELIPRMLNVNFVFSFEFVRSAQSMLGSVMCTPGALAAYRREQVMNCLDEWVNQTFMGRPSDIGEDRAMTNMILKQGYHILFQRNAYVYTNIPKRYKNLYKMFIRWERSNVRENIMMSKFAFGDFREGPKVGTRILLCMQWLKLVMSYPLMLLMLWFIIKHTMLFISSTLLGILIFSSVQAFFFAKRNKNTPEAFWAYTYSIFYAFTLFWITPYAIATASKSGWLTRELAVKES comes from the coding sequence ATGAAAGAAACACAAACACTACACGTTAAGAAGAATGTTGTACAAAAATCAGCATTAATTCGCCAGAAAGAAGATTTTGTACCTGTTAAAAAGGGGAGGTTTGGGACTATAGAATATGGTATCCTTGCAGTGACGTTTATATTGTTGTTCAGTTCAATATATGCCGTATATTTATTACAACCAGAATTTGAACACCTTCACTGGGAACAAATGAACAGCTCTGTAGGAATTGTTGTTATCGGAATAGGCTTATTTCTTTTAAGTGTTGCTGTATGTTTTCTGGTATATTTACTGGTTTTATACCTTCGCTATAAACCTATAGCTTCTGTAACCGATGATCAGCTACCTACCTGTACAATTATTGTTCCGGCATATAACGAGGGTAAGCTGGTATATGAGACATTGCATAGTCTAGCGAGCAGTGATTATCCGGAAGAAAAAGTACAAATTATTGCGGTAGATGATGGTAGTAAAGATGACACCTGGACATGGATTAAGAAGGCTAAGGAAGAATTGGGTGACAGGGTAATGGCTTATCAGCAACCTCGTAATATGGGGAAAAGACATGCATTACATCGTGGATTCCAGTTGGGAACAGGTGAGATATTTATTACTGTAGATAGTGATTCTATTGTAAAAAAGGATACTATCCGTAATATGACAAGCCCTTTTGTAGTCAATAAAAAATGTGGTGGAGTAGCAGGTAATGTACGTGTACTAAACAACCAGAAGGAACTGATTCCAAGAATGCTTAATGTAAACTTTGTGTTCAGCTTTGAATTTGTCCGTTCTGCGCAGAGTATGCTTGGATCGGTAATGTGTACACCCGGTGCTTTGGCCGCATACCGCAGAGAGCAGGTAATGAACTGCCTGGATGAATGGGTGAACCAAACGTTTATGGGACGTCCATCGGATATAGGGGAGGACAGAGCAATGACGAATATGATCCTGAAACAAGGTTATCATATCTTATTCCAAAGAAATGCATATGTATATACGAATATTCCTAAACGATATAAAAACCTGTATAAGATGTTTATCCGTTGGGAACGTAGTAATGTGCGTGAAAATATAATGATGAGCAAGTTTGCTTTTGGAGATTTCCGTGAAGGACCAAAAGTAGGAACCAGAATATTATTGTGTATGCAATGGCTAAAACTGGTGATGTCTTATCCGTTAATGTTATTGATGCTATGGTTTATCATTAAGCATACCATGCTATTCATTAGTTCAACATTACTGGGAATACTGATTTTCTCCAGTGTACAGGCCTTCTTCTTTGCGAAGAGAAATAAAAATACACCTGAAGCCTTCTGGGCCTATACCTATAGTATTTTTTATGCCTTTACACTTTTCTGGATCACACCATACGCTATTGCTACAGCAAGTAAAAGTGGCTGGCTGACCAGAGAATTAGCAGTAAAAGAATCATAA
- a CDS encoding TolC family protein, whose translation MFKKLIFLSISAFMFSQQTEEWDLQKTIDYAMSKHPTVQQSILKVDQRKQEITASKGMLLPSVSASTSQNYSFGSTINPGTNQREALNVGTTQFSAIANWELFNWRNFMNISLSKMNKESSDYRLKAVQNDIALNVIQLFFQYQNDKALLGVLKTQLDGVEEQIKRTEKEVEIGNRPKSDIYDIKANMGTLQEQWISAKNQKEISKNNLLNALAINSDNIDFVQNTTDTSSALAFSDENFVKEMLEKNPAYLAAAKDIQASAEKIRVERSGYLPTLNGQYSWSTFYSKVLGGNQPTTAFSDQFNQNKNQQVYFNLSIPVFNKLQVKSNVEIAKLNKINADLEKEKTVNNLVTALKAIKIQYQNSEEKYRLLQQNFENQKLSFEKSEEKYKEGLMDAYTFFVVRNNWLQANFNLIKSRYDVMLQEELWKIYNR comes from the coding sequence ATGTTTAAAAAACTTATTTTCCTTAGTATATCAGCCTTTATGTTTTCTCAGCAAACCGAAGAATGGGATCTGCAAAAAACAATAGACTATGCTATGAGCAAACATCCTACAGTGCAGCAAAGTATTCTGAAGGTGGATCAGCGTAAACAGGAAATCACAGCATCCAAAGGAATGTTGTTGCCTTCTGTTTCGGCCAGCACCAGTCAAAATTATAGCTTTGGTTCAACCATTAATCCGGGAACCAATCAACGTGAAGCTTTAAATGTTGGTACAACACAGTTTTCGGCAATTGCTAACTGGGAGTTATTCAACTGGAGAAATTTCATGAATATTTCGCTGAGTAAAATGAATAAAGAAAGTTCCGATTACCGTCTGAAAGCTGTACAGAATGATATTGCACTAAATGTTATCCAGTTGTTTTTTCAGTATCAGAATGATAAGGCCTTGCTGGGAGTGCTGAAAACTCAGCTGGATGGGGTAGAAGAGCAGATTAAAAGAACCGAAAAAGAAGTGGAAATAGGTAATCGTCCCAAAAGCGATATCTACGATATAAAAGCCAACATGGGAACATTGCAGGAGCAGTGGATATCTGCTAAAAATCAGAAAGAAATTTCCAAAAACAATTTGCTCAATGCATTAGCCATTAATTCAGATAATATAGATTTTGTTCAGAATACAACGGATACATCCTCTGCATTGGCTTTTTCAGATGAAAATTTTGTAAAAGAAATGCTGGAAAAGAACCCGGCCTATCTGGCTGCTGCAAAAGATATTCAGGCTTCTGCAGAAAAGATCAGAGTAGAAAGAAGTGGTTATTTACCAACACTTAACGGACAATATTCATGGTCTACTTTTTATAGTAAAGTGTTGGGAGGCAATCAGCCTACAACAGCATTTTCAGATCAATTTAATCAGAACAAAAATCAGCAGGTATATTTTAATCTAAGCATTCCGGTTTTCAACAAGCTTCAGGTAAAATCCAATGTGGAAATTGCAAAACTTAATAAAATTAATGCCGATCTGGAAAAAGAAAAAACAGTTAATAATCTCGTTACAGCGTTAAAGGCTATTAAAATTCAGTATCAGAATTCAGAGGAGAAATACAGACTTCTTCAGCAAAATTTTGAAAATCAAAAATTATCTTTTGAAAAATCAGAGGAAAAATACAAAGAAGGTTTGATGGATGCTTATACCTTCTTTGTGGTGCGTAATAACTGGCTTCAGGCAAATTTTAACCTGATTAAAAGCCGTTATGATGTCATGTTGCAGGAAGAACTTTGGAAAATATATAACCGATAG
- the fabV gene encoding enoyl-ACP reductase FabV, producing the protein MIIQPRVRGFICLTAHPEGALQNVKSQIDYVKSKGEIKNGPKKVLVIGASTGFGLSSRISAAFGSGAATIGVFFEKAPSEGKLATAGWYNSAAFEKEANAAGLYAKSINGDAFSDEVKQQTIELIKKDLGQVDLVIYSLASPRRTHPKTGVAYASVLKPIGEPFTNKTVDFHTGVVSDISIQPVDKDEDIQNTIAVMGGEDWKFWIEDLKNAGVLAEGVKTVAYSYIGPELTFPIYRNGTIGQAKNDLEGSVTAINDMLKDLNGISYVSVNKALVTQSSSAIPVVPLYISLLYKVMKEKGIHEGTIEQMQRLFADRLYTDNGEVLLDDKGRIRIDDWEMREDVQKEVAALWETISTENLAEISDIEGYRKDFFQLFGFDVPGIDYEKDTNEVVNIPSIEA; encoded by the coding sequence ATGATCATACAACCGCGTGTTAGAGGGTTTATCTGCCTTACTGCACACCCTGAAGGAGCTTTACAGAATGTTAAAAGTCAGATTGATTATGTAAAATCTAAAGGAGAGATTAAAAACGGTCCTAAAAAAGTATTGGTAATTGGTGCTTCTACAGGTTTCGGTTTGTCTTCCAGAATTTCAGCAGCTTTTGGTTCTGGTGCAGCAACTATTGGTGTTTTCTTCGAAAAAGCACCATCAGAAGGTAAACTGGCTACAGCAGGATGGTACAACTCTGCAGCTTTCGAGAAAGAAGCAAATGCAGCAGGATTATATGCTAAAAGTATCAACGGTGATGCTTTCTCCGATGAGGTAAAGCAACAGACGATTGAGCTTATTAAAAAAGATTTGGGTCAGGTTGACCTTGTAATATACAGTTTGGCTTCTCCAAGACGTACGCACCCTAAAACCGGTGTAGCTTATGCTTCAGTACTAAAGCCAATCGGAGAGCCTTTTACCAACAAAACTGTAGATTTCCATACAGGTGTTGTTTCAGATATCAGCATCCAACCAGTAGATAAGGATGAAGATATCCAGAATACTATCGCTGTAATGGGTGGTGAGGACTGGAAGTTCTGGATCGAAGATCTTAAGAATGCCGGGGTATTAGCTGAAGGAGTTAAGACTGTCGCTTATTCTTATATTGGTCCAGAATTGACTTTCCCTATCTACAGAAACGGAACTATCGGACAGGCTAAAAATGACCTGGAAGGTTCTGTAACGGCAATCAATGATATGCTGAAAGATCTGAATGGTATTTCTTATGTATCTGTTAACAAAGCTTTGGTGACACAATCCAGTTCAGCAATTCCTGTAGTACCACTTTATATTTCCCTGCTTTACAAAGTGATGAAAGAAAAAGGCATTCATGAAGGTACAATCGAGCAGATGCAGAGACTTTTTGCAGACAGATTATATACCGATAATGGTGAAGTTTTACTGGATGATAAAGGCAGAATCCGTATCGATGACTGGGAAATGCGTGAAGACGTACAAAAAGAAGTTGCAGCTCTTTGGGAAACAATTTCTACAGAAAATTTAGCAGAAATTAGTGATATCGAAGGTTATCGTAAAGATTTCTTCCAGTTATTTGGATTTGATGTTCCGGGTATCGATTACGAAAAAGATACCAATGAAGTGGTAAACATACCGAGTATAGAAGCATAA
- a CDS encoding hemin-degrading factor has protein sequence MNTLVGDLKEKWAQLKAETPHLRIRNAAEQLGVSEADLLVTNIGEGVTVLNPDFAGILTDVQQLGKVMALTRNDECVHERKGIYLNGDFSSPHAQLFVGEDIDLRIFLSSWKHAFAVVEGDKKSLQFFGKDGLALHKIYLTKDSNADAFDTITDKYKADVQNQEFVFEALAPKAAEKPDTDIDVEAFRKEWSELKDTHDFFAMTRKYGVTRTQALRLASDEFVTKIDPSKVVTLLETASERKLPIMVFVGNRGIIQIHTGEVNKVLWYNTWINVMDPDFNLHLDTEKIAEAWVVKKPTEDGLVHAVEVFNKDGEFIAQFFGKRKPGMPELQEWKDLVAELEK, from the coding sequence ATGAATACATTAGTCGGAGATTTAAAAGAAAAGTGGGCGCAACTGAAAGCAGAAACGCCACATCTTAGAATCAGAAATGCAGCAGAACAATTAGGGGTTAGTGAGGCCGATTTACTGGTAACCAATATAGGTGAAGGTGTTACGGTTCTGAATCCTGATTTTGCAGGAATTTTAACCGATGTCCAGCAACTGGGAAAAGTAATGGCTTTAACCAGAAACGATGAATGTGTACACGAAAGAAAAGGAATTTATCTGAATGGAGACTTTAGCAGTCCGCATGCACAATTATTTGTGGGTGAAGATATTGACCTTAGAATATTCCTCAGTTCATGGAAACATGCTTTTGCAGTAGTAGAAGGAGATAAGAAAAGCTTACAGTTCTTTGGTAAAGATGGACTGGCACTTCACAAAATATATTTAACAAAAGACAGCAATGCAGATGCTTTCGATACTATTACAGATAAGTATAAAGCAGATGTCCAGAATCAGGAATTTGTATTTGAAGCATTAGCACCGAAAGCAGCTGAAAAACCTGATACTGATATCGATGTAGAAGCTTTCCGTAAAGAATGGTCTGAACTGAAAGATACTCACGATTTCTTTGCGATGACAAGAAAATATGGTGTAACAAGAACACAGGCATTACGTCTGGCTTCAGATGAATTTGTAACGAAGATTGACCCTTCAAAAGTCGTAACCTTACTGGAAACTGCTTCAGAAAGAAAACTACCAATAATGGTGTTTGTAGGAAATCGCGGGATTATACAAATCCATACAGGAGAAGTAAACAAAGTATTGTGGTACAATACCTGGATCAATGTAATGGATCCTGATTTCAATCTTCATCTGGATACTGAAAAAATTGCCGAAGCATGGGTGGTGAAGAAACCTACGGAGGACGGTTTGGTGCACGCGGTGGAAGTATTCAATAAAGATGGTGAATTCATTGCACAGTTCTTCGGAAAAAGAAAACCGGGAATGCCTGAGTTACAAGAGTGGAAAGACCTTGTAGCTGAACTGGAAAAATAA
- a CDS encoding class I SAM-dependent methyltransferase, with the protein MNTEDLKLLAKNLANPQGEKGIEIAEMMDATNISMTMESVAALELDDSDRILEIGHGNAGHLEQLLKLADDLNYTGLDISETMRDHAQRKNIKFENQSQFFVYDGQNIPFGEQNFDKIFTVNTLYFWKEPNAFLEEIYRVLRNNGTFVLTFGHKDFMSNLPFTQYGFQLYDTEDVEKLVAKSQFVQVKLLQKEEWIPGKTGDGPVKRNYTILTLKK; encoded by the coding sequence ATGAATACAGAAGATCTGAAATTACTGGCAAAAAATCTGGCCAATCCTCAGGGCGAGAAAGGGATAGAAATCGCGGAAATGATGGATGCAACCAATATCTCTATGACTATGGAAAGTGTTGCAGCCTTAGAGCTTGACGATTCTGATAGAATACTGGAGATAGGGCATGGTAATGCCGGACATCTGGAACAGCTACTAAAATTGGCTGATGACCTTAATTATACGGGATTGGATATCTCTGAAACGATGAGGGATCATGCCCAAAGAAAAAATATAAAATTTGAAAACCAATCGCAGTTTTTTGTTTATGACGGACAAAATATACCTTTTGGAGAACAGAATTTTGATAAAATTTTTACTGTAAATACCCTGTATTTCTGGAAAGAACCAAACGCATTTCTGGAAGAGATTTACAGAGTACTTAGAAACAACGGAACATTTGTTCTCACTTTCGGACATAAAGATTTTATGAGCAATTTGCCGTTTACCCAATATGGCTTTCAGCTTTATGATACTGAAGATGTTGAAAAGCTTGTTGCCAAAAGTCAATTTGTACAGGTAAAACTGTTGCAGAAAGAAGAATGGATACCCGGTAAAACAGGAGATGGTCCTGTTAAAAGAAACTATACAATATTAACCTTAAAAAAATAA
- a CDS encoding FecCD family ABC transporter permease: protein MKTQSKLYFYLVSGGLLLIVLAVIALYVGVYNFGGSSPFTVLWKVITQDPQLPLSDKYILWDVRLSRIVMAVLVGSMLAVSGTALQGLFKNPLATGDLIGLTSGATLMAAIAIVLGSSFRAYLPEAVQFSLVGLSAFVGALLSMLLVYRISTSSGKTNVVMMLLTGVAITAIGFSITGFLIYISKDDQLRDLTFWNLGSLAAATWTKNLVLLFVLLMSYFVLMPKGKALNAMMLGEKDAQHLGINVEKLKKQIVVITALMVGTCVAFSGAIGFVGLIVPYILRLLFKSNYYFILPLSAVFGAVLLLVADTFSRSIVAPSELPIGILTALMGGPVFIAILMKHKKSL, encoded by the coding sequence TTGAAAACACAAAGTAAATTATATTTTTATCTTGTATCAGGCGGGCTTTTACTAATAGTTCTTGCAGTAATTGCCCTTTATGTTGGGGTTTATAATTTTGGAGGAAGCTCACCATTTACAGTATTATGGAAAGTTATCACGCAGGATCCGCAGCTGCCACTTAGTGACAAATACATTTTATGGGATGTCAGACTTTCGCGGATCGTAATGGCTGTATTAGTCGGAAGCATGCTGGCAGTATCTGGAACAGCATTGCAGGGACTGTTCAAAAATCCTCTGGCAACAGGAGATTTAATAGGACTAACGTCCGGAGCTACACTGATGGCAGCAATAGCCATAGTATTAGGGAGTAGTTTCAGGGCTTATCTTCCGGAAGCGGTACAGTTTTCATTGGTAGGTTTGTCAGCATTTGTCGGAGCTTTACTCTCTATGCTATTGGTATACAGGATTTCAACAAGCAGCGGGAAAACCAATGTTGTAATGATGCTTCTTACAGGTGTTGCTATTACAGCTATAGGCTTCTCTATTACAGGCTTCCTTATTTATATATCAAAGGACGACCAGCTAAGAGACCTTACCTTCTGGAATTTAGGAAGCCTGGCAGCGGCAACATGGACCAAGAATCTGGTTTTGCTGTTTGTTTTATTAATGTCCTATTTTGTGCTGATGCCAAAAGGAAAAGCATTGAATGCTATGATGCTTGGTGAAAAAGATGCACAGCATTTGGGTATTAATGTAGAAAAGCTAAAAAAGCAGATTGTAGTAATTACAGCACTTATGGTAGGTACATGTGTTGCTTTTTCAGGAGCTATAGGATTTGTAGGACTTATTGTACCATACATTCTCAGGCTGCTTTTTAAGTCCAATTACTACTTTATATTGCCATTGTCAGCGGTATTCGGAGCGGTATTGTTATTGGTAGCCGATACCTTCAGCAGAAGTATAGTAGCACCATCGGAGCTGCCGATAGGAATTCTGACGGCATTGATGGGAGGACCTGTTTTTATTGCAATTTTAATGAAACATAAAAAGTCTTTATAA
- a CDS encoding heme ABC transporter ATP-binding protein codes for MIKAHHISYLHKKFHILDGVDVSVEYGEFLAIVGPNGAGKSSLLSVLANEVKQDKKQQILFKNKLISDWGIQEISKHKAKFSQHNSNDIPLQVKDVVMMGRYPYFDGQPRKEDWEAMSKMLLETDIVHLKDRDYNTLSGGEKQRVHLSRVMAQLENEVAHKLLFLDEPLNNLDIKYQYHALESIKSFTKRANSAIVVLHDLNLAAQFADKILLMKNGRVAAGGKPNEVFTKERISDTYNFPCSICKNPVNDTPMIIFG; via the coding sequence ATGATAAAAGCACATCATATCAGTTATCTTCACAAGAAGTTCCATATTCTGGACGGCGTAGATGTGTCAGTAGAATATGGAGAATTTTTAGCCATTGTAGGTCCCAACGGAGCAGGAAAGTCAAGCCTTCTGAGTGTTCTTGCCAATGAAGTAAAACAAGATAAAAAACAACAGATTTTATTTAAAAACAAACTGATCTCTGATTGGGGAATTCAGGAAATATCAAAACATAAAGCCAAGTTTTCCCAGCATAACAGTAATGATATTCCTTTGCAGGTAAAAGATGTTGTCATGATGGGACGCTACCCGTATTTCGATGGTCAGCCTAGAAAAGAAGACTGGGAAGCAATGAGCAAAATGCTGCTGGAAACAGATATTGTACATCTTAAAGACAGGGATTACAATACCTTATCGGGTGGAGAAAAACAGAGGGTACATCTCTCCCGGGTAATGGCGCAACTTGAAAATGAAGTAGCTCACAAACTTTTATTTCTGGATGAACCTCTGAATAATCTGGATATAAAATATCAGTACCATGCATTGGAAAGCATTAAGAGCTTTACCAAACGAGCCAATTCCGCTATTGTGGTATTACATGATCTGAATCTTGCGGCTCAGTTTGCGGATAAAATTTTACTGATGAAAAATGGAAGAGTAGCAGCCGGTGGTAAGCCTAATGAGGTTTTCACAAAGGAAAGAATAAGTGATACTTATAATTTTCCGTGTAGCATATGTAAAAACCCGGTAAATGATACACCAATGATTATTTTTGGATAA